One window of the Leucobacter komagatae genome contains the following:
- a CDS encoding GntR family transcriptional regulator, with protein MTERNTAKQPIADQMYTVLLHQFMSGERGAGESLNIGALSRELDVSQTPLREALARLEHTGLVERVALRGYRVAPMMTRTDVQQLLEARLVLEPRLAHDAALRATPEFLAKLRESLTEFERSAEAADMEAEGFNMYWRSDDRFHNLIAEQSGNRFLELAYSALSGQIQRFRLFSKLGRTGARHAAPEHNAIFEAIAAGDGDAAAEAMRLHVSGATERLFGV; from the coding sequence GTGACGGAGCGGAACACGGCGAAGCAGCCCATCGCGGACCAGATGTACACCGTGCTGCTGCACCAGTTCATGTCTGGCGAGCGCGGGGCGGGGGAGAGCCTGAACATCGGTGCGCTCTCCCGCGAGCTCGATGTGAGCCAGACTCCGCTGCGCGAAGCGCTCGCCCGGCTTGAGCACACGGGGCTGGTCGAGCGGGTTGCGCTGCGCGGCTACCGCGTCGCCCCGATGATGACCCGCACCGACGTGCAGCAGTTGCTCGAAGCCCGGCTTGTCTTGGAGCCCCGCCTCGCTCACGACGCCGCTCTGCGCGCCACCCCCGAGTTTCTTGCAAAGCTGCGCGAGAGCCTCACGGAGTTCGAGCGGTCAGCAGAAGCCGCAGACATGGAAGCCGAAGGCTTCAATATGTACTGGCGGTCTGATGACAGGTTCCACAACCTCATCGCTGAGCAGTCGGGCAACCGCTTTCTCGAGCTCGCCTACAGTGCGCTGAGCGGCCAGATCCAGCGTTTTCGACTCTTCTCAAAGCTGGGCCGCACGGGGGCGCGGCACGCTGCCCCCGAGCACAACGCGATCTTTGAAGCGATCGCGGCTGGCGACGGCGACGCGGCAGCGGAAGCGATGCGCCTGCACGTCTCGGGAGCGACCGAGCGACTCTTCGGCGTGTAG
- a CDS encoding RCC1 domain-containing protein: MRQHTDRGAHTQRTVAKRVGMGLAACAALVVAALGVTSTMVGAVSTDSSTVHNSRFAKSLRIDAGVYNLEATPETGDAFGPGAASGVVSFATQAAAEEPLSLGVGDQIDTVVALPAGVRPVDLPAPEAGDGFTRAWTSAEAEGRHTVRATTTITHDRPVSLPAASFAIESEIAAVVPEEALTIRSTTETSDGLTSLHPDDSAIMPMAWNVKTGVYGLDVTGTSPATMQVQASTHPESSGEDLYLRRGDAVATTFTLPSGVTPGQLPESTTDNGFETVWSSSSTGGVSTVTVAQTATAPRTTLEQQLHSIPVEVSSDAWLEGYTVAASIALPERFLSNQVRSEAQIPGRLLGQAPQRIAAGGGHSTALGADGETAFGWGANRFGQAGTGSSAAVESAVTPLDMRGATPFKQVSAGADHTLALGFDGHIYGWGSDEQGKTGIDKFSQHYKSPLPAVPYRGVTYTQVSAGAQHSLALDTDGRIWGWGSGAEGATGSRAEPNGYLAPSLLEQPKGLKFVSVEAGSQSTYAIDTEGRVWVMGTNRQGQLGLGQSVRKTNTLTQLPMPGDARIVQIAANSSSNAQQTLALTDTGEIIAWGLNEAGEAGLALDGSTSSIYWEPKKIQQPEGVRFVKLAAGEGRSMGLSTRGQVYSWGAQALGYEAPAQSSLPLLVPLPAIPGGYTDIAAGQIHSFALGANNELYGWGWQTDGRLGNAKQGLQATPILIELDAAAKTASTLAEEPTPGEEPVLDDGADAAGDISDTEGNEEPSADETSPGVETPDAPAAEATESSHKPLGRTPGVAGRESPSE, from the coding sequence ATGAGGCAGCACACAGATCGCGGCGCACACACGCAGCGCACCGTCGCGAAGCGCGTCGGCATGGGCCTTGCGGCTTGCGCAGCACTCGTCGTCGCCGCCCTGGGGGTCACCTCAACCATGGTCGGCGCAGTCTCAACTGACAGCTCCACTGTCCACAACAGTCGGTTTGCGAAGTCGCTCCGAATTGACGCCGGGGTATACAACCTCGAGGCAACACCCGAGACTGGCGATGCGTTTGGCCCGGGCGCTGCGAGCGGCGTAGTTTCGTTCGCGACGCAGGCCGCGGCCGAGGAGCCCCTTTCGCTCGGTGTCGGCGACCAAATCGACACCGTCGTAGCGCTGCCAGCTGGTGTGCGACCGGTCGATCTACCGGCACCCGAAGCAGGCGACGGCTTCACCCGCGCTTGGACCAGCGCTGAGGCTGAGGGGCGACACACTGTGCGCGCTACCACGACCATCACCCATGACAGGCCTGTCTCCCTTCCCGCCGCGTCATTCGCCATCGAGAGCGAGATCGCGGCCGTTGTACCGGAAGAGGCTCTCACCATTCGGTCGACGACCGAAACCTCCGATGGGCTCACCAGCCTGCACCCGGACGACAGCGCCATCATGCCGATGGCCTGGAATGTGAAGACGGGTGTTTACGGGCTCGATGTGACAGGAACCTCGCCAGCAACAATGCAGGTTCAGGCCTCGACACACCCTGAAAGCAGCGGCGAAGACCTCTATCTTCGCCGCGGCGACGCCGTAGCCACCACCTTCACGCTGCCAAGCGGCGTCACCCCCGGTCAGCTTCCAGAAAGCACTACGGACAACGGCTTCGAAACCGTCTGGTCGAGCTCTTCCACAGGGGGCGTCTCGACCGTCACCGTCGCCCAGACCGCAACGGCACCGCGAACCACGCTCGAACAACAACTCCACTCGATTCCTGTCGAGGTCTCGAGCGACGCGTGGCTAGAGGGGTACACAGTGGCCGCCTCCATCGCTCTCCCCGAGCGTTTTCTGAGCAACCAGGTTCGCAGCGAGGCGCAGATCCCAGGGCGGCTCCTGGGCCAAGCTCCGCAGCGTATCGCCGCGGGCGGCGGCCACTCAACCGCTCTCGGCGCTGACGGCGAAACCGCATTCGGATGGGGCGCGAACCGCTTTGGGCAAGCTGGAACCGGATCGAGCGCTGCCGTGGAATCCGCTGTCACGCCACTTGACATGCGAGGTGCGACCCCGTTCAAGCAAGTCTCCGCTGGAGCAGACCACACGCTGGCGCTGGGATTCGACGGCCACATCTACGGATGGGGAAGCGACGAGCAGGGCAAGACCGGCATAGACAAGTTCTCGCAGCACTACAAGTCCCCACTGCCAGCAGTGCCCTACCGCGGGGTGACTTACACCCAGGTTTCTGCAGGAGCACAGCACTCGCTCGCCCTCGACACCGACGGCCGAATCTGGGGCTGGGGCTCGGGAGCGGAGGGCGCCACCGGCTCGAGGGCAGAACCGAACGGGTATCTCGCGCCCTCCTTGCTTGAGCAGCCGAAAGGACTGAAGTTTGTCTCGGTAGAGGCCGGAAGCCAGTCAACGTACGCCATTGATACCGAGGGCCGGGTCTGGGTCATGGGCACCAACCGGCAGGGCCAATTGGGCCTCGGACAGTCTGTGCGTAAGACCAACACGCTCACGCAGCTGCCGATGCCAGGTGACGCCCGAATCGTCCAGATCGCGGCAAACAGTAGTTCGAACGCGCAACAGACCCTTGCGCTCACGGACACCGGTGAGATCATCGCGTGGGGCCTCAACGAGGCAGGCGAAGCAGGGCTCGCACTTGATGGTTCGACCTCGTCAATTTACTGGGAGCCGAAAAAGATTCAGCAGCCTGAGGGCGTGCGCTTCGTCAAGCTTGCTGCCGGCGAGGGCCGCTCCATGGGCCTCAGCACCCGCGGCCAGGTGTACTCCTGGGGCGCTCAGGCGCTCGGCTATGAGGCTCCTGCGCAGTCCTCGTTGCCTCTTCTCGTACCGCTCCCCGCGATTCCAGGTGGGTACACCGACATCGCGGCAGGACAAATCCACTCGTTCGCGCTCGGAGCGAACAATGAGCTCTACGGTTGGGGCTGGCAAACTGACGGTCGGCTCGGAAACGCCAAGCAGGGGCTTCAGGCCACGCCGATCCTTATCGAGCTTGATGCAGCGGCCAAGACAGCGAGCACTCTCGCCGAAGAACCAACGCCCGGCGAAGAACCCGTTCTCGACGACGGCGCAGATGCAGCCGGTGACATCAGCGACACAGAGGGAAACGAAGAGCCGTCTGCCGACGAGACGTCACCGGGCGTCGAAACCCCGGACGCCCCGGCTGCGGAGGCAACGGAAAGTTCGCACAAGCCCCTCGGGCGCACACCCGGAGTAGCCGGCCGCGAATCCCCAAGCGAGTAG
- a CDS encoding TetR/AcrR family transcriptional regulator, with protein MSIQETPLDGRRKDATKNRELLLRAARAAIAENAAASLDTIAQAAGLTRRAVYGHFPDRDALVREVIADGAREFDAIAEGDALSSDARLALAQLATGLWRAQLTVRASVNIASVEQYRRESAEAFAALRKRLSTVTLEGIDSGTLRADLAADVLALLIEEAAKAALRDDRVVAGADATTVIKVVLSIAGLSWREQESLLGSHPEVVTGAS; from the coding sequence ATGTCGATACAGGAAACGCCGCTCGACGGCCGCAGGAAAGATGCGACGAAGAACCGCGAGCTACTTTTGCGCGCCGCCCGCGCGGCAATCGCGGAGAACGCCGCGGCCTCGCTCGACACCATCGCGCAGGCCGCCGGGCTCACCCGGCGGGCGGTGTACGGGCACTTCCCAGACCGCGACGCGCTTGTTCGCGAGGTGATCGCTGACGGGGCCCGCGAGTTCGACGCGATCGCTGAGGGCGACGCGCTGAGTTCTGACGCACGCCTTGCCCTCGCGCAACTTGCGACTGGGTTGTGGCGGGCGCAGCTCACCGTTCGCGCCTCAGTGAACATCGCTTCGGTCGAGCAGTACCGGCGAGAGTCTGCTGAGGCGTTTGCTGCCCTTCGAAAACGACTTTCGACGGTCACTCTCGAAGGGATCGACTCGGGCACACTCCGCGCGGACTTGGCGGCAGATGTGCTCGCGTTGCTCATCGAGGAAGCTGCGAAGGCCGCTCTCCGCGATGATCGGGTGGTTGCTGGCGCTGACGCGACGACCGTGATCAAAGTCGTACTGAGCATCGCTGGGCTGTCGTGGCGCGAACAGGAAAGCCTGCTGGGCTCACACCCCGAGGTCGTTACCGGGGCAAGTTGA
- a CDS encoding YhgE/Pip domain-containing protein, which produces MNNVLSLMRRDLRHATRNVMASIVLFGLVIIPSLFTWFNVIASWDPFANTSNLKVAVASTDAGFQSDLMPIPINVGEQVLSELRANDGLDWVITTKEDAIDGTKSGAYYAAIVLPPSFSSDMLTFYADGADRTSIKFYTNEKKNALAPKITEQGAEGVSSQISEAFTVTLSEVALSLVSSVSDYLTDDNTQAALTRVESRIGNIATQLRGGARTAETLSALVESSVPLVDSAESLVSAAGAAFDDSSTALGSGSAAVGDLKGALQGATQSLVDALGATAGSYDAVAARIDELYAQAGKVGGSQAAALNSLADSVQVQIDQTTALKQKLVDEVQPLVPESGQAGFARVLTSLDESIARQEGVRDRMRQSAADIANGSGSAQESHDAIAAAVAEAKKAVTDAKDAYASGLKPQLDALAGTLDTISGDIAGIRDSLAGSSSGLAGAAGSVRTVLTESGEATTKLATSLNETADKFGELQRAIAKAADTGDLSEISEIIGAGPAVLATSLAEPLRVERTAVFPIVGFGAGMAPLYSVLALWVGALLMTVTIRVDVNEESLPDRPELTPTQKYLGRYGVFALVGLAQSTVLTLGLVLFVQIEPAHPLLLILAGWVISLVFTIIIYTFVVAFGNAGKALAVLLLVIQISGSGGAYPLELLPQWFQNISPFLPATYAIQALRAAVAGVYGGDFWIALGMLLLFVVPALLLGLVLRRPMIPFNRKLMDALESTKLM; this is translated from the coding sequence ATGAACAACGTACTGAGCCTCATGAGGCGCGACCTGCGCCACGCGACCCGCAACGTGATGGCGTCGATCGTGCTCTTCGGCCTCGTGATTATCCCGTCGCTGTTCACCTGGTTCAACGTGATCGCGAGCTGGGACCCGTTCGCAAACACAAGCAACCTGAAGGTCGCCGTCGCGAGCACTGATGCCGGTTTCCAGAGCGACCTCATGCCCATCCCGATCAACGTCGGCGAGCAGGTGCTCTCGGAGCTGCGCGCGAACGACGGGCTCGACTGGGTCATCACGACGAAGGAAGACGCGATCGACGGCACGAAGTCGGGCGCGTACTACGCCGCGATCGTGCTTCCCCCCTCGTTCAGCTCTGACATGCTCACGTTCTACGCGGACGGGGCGGACCGGACGAGCATCAAGTTCTACACGAACGAGAAGAAGAACGCCCTCGCGCCGAAGATCACCGAGCAGGGCGCCGAGGGGGTGTCGTCGCAGATTAGCGAGGCGTTCACTGTGACGCTGAGCGAGGTCGCGCTCAGCCTCGTCTCGTCGGTCTCCGACTATCTCACCGACGACAACACGCAGGCGGCGCTCACTCGCGTCGAGTCGCGGATCGGGAACATCGCGACGCAACTGCGCGGCGGGGCCCGTACCGCCGAAACGCTTAGCGCTCTCGTCGAATCGAGCGTGCCGCTCGTCGACAGTGCCGAGTCGCTTGTCTCGGCCGCCGGTGCCGCGTTTGACGACAGCTCGACGGCGCTTGGCAGCGGCTCGGCCGCGGTCGGAGACCTGAAGGGGGCGCTGCAGGGCGCGACCCAGTCGCTCGTCGACGCGCTCGGCGCGACGGCGGGCAGCTACGATGCCGTCGCGGCGCGAATCGACGAGCTCTATGCACAGGCGGGGAAGGTCGGTGGCAGCCAGGCGGCCGCGCTGAACTCCCTCGCCGACTCGGTGCAGGTGCAAATCGACCAGACAACCGCCCTCAAGCAGAAGCTCGTCGACGAGGTGCAGCCGCTCGTACCCGAGTCGGGCCAGGCCGGGTTTGCCCGCGTGCTGACGAGCCTCGACGAGTCGATCGCTCGGCAGGAGGGCGTGCGCGACCGCATGCGCCAGTCGGCGGCAGATATTGCGAACGGATCGGGATCCGCGCAGGAGTCGCACGACGCCATCGCCGCGGCGGTGGCCGAAGCTAAGAAAGCGGTGACCGACGCGAAGGACGCGTACGCCTCGGGTCTGAAGCCGCAGCTCGACGCCCTCGCCGGCACGCTCGACACGATCAGCGGCGACATCGCCGGCATCCGCGACAGCCTTGCCGGGTCTTCGTCGGGGCTCGCTGGCGCCGCCGGCTCCGTCCGCACGGTGCTCACCGAGTCGGGCGAGGCCACGACGAAGCTCGCGACCTCGCTGAACGAGACCGCCGACAAGTTTGGCGAGCTGCAGCGCGCGATCGCGAAGGCCGCCGACACCGGCGACCTCAGCGAGATCTCTGAGATCATCGGCGCCGGCCCAGCCGTGCTTGCGACCTCGCTCGCCGAGCCCCTGCGGGTCGAACGCACCGCGGTGTTCCCAATCGTCGGGTTCGGCGCGGGCATGGCGCCGCTCTACAGCGTGCTCGCGCTGTGGGTCGGGGCGCTGCTCATGACCGTCACCATCCGCGTCGACGTGAACGAGGAGTCGCTGCCAGACCGGCCAGAACTCACTCCGACCCAGAAGTATCTGGGGCGCTACGGCGTCTTCGCGCTTGTCGGGCTTGCCCAGAGCACCGTCCTCACGCTCGGGCTCGTGCTCTTCGTGCAGATCGAACCGGCGCACCCGCTGCTACTCATTCTCGCGGGGTGGGTGATCTCGCTCGTCTTCACGATCATCATCTACACGTTCGTTGTCGCGTTCGGTAACGCGGGCAAGGCGCTCGCGGTGCTCTTGCTCGTGATCCAAATCTCTGGATCTGGCGGCGCGTACCCGCTGGAGCTGCTCCCTCAGTGGTTCCAGAACATCAGCCCGTTCCTCCCAGCGACCTACGCGATCCAGGCGCTGCGCGCCGCGGTCGCCGGTGTCTACGGCGGCGACTTCTGGATCGCGCTCGGGATGCTGCTGCTCTTCGTCGTCCCCGCCCTGCTACTCGGGCTCGTGCTGCGGCGGCCCATGATCCCGTTCAACCGGAAGCTCATGGATGCACTCGAGTCAACGAAGCTGATGTGA
- a CDS encoding YhgE/Pip domain-containing protein — MRQSWNIFRRDVGRLARQRKSWVIVIGILITPALYAWFNINAFWDPYANTANVNIAVANLDSGAKSELTGEVNIGDQVVDQLKANDQLGWQFMSEAKAKEAVKRGDVYATIVIPEDFSSDLLSMTSGDFTQPALQYFVNEKASAIAPKITDVGASTLDKQITSAFKEQVAKAATEAVKDAGDSVELKLLNARNDTLNAFDRTTKTLDEADKNIDKMRQGLDTSRDSLASTRATLVDVGATLGDVQVGVRQAQAIVAETQQQVVAFGDAATSAYLTGTTALADAAGSANASVAELTQQLKQANVRIDASITEITAVIDANDKAIAQLQDLVDQADPTSPVVGQLQSALDALKAQNAAHGEVLGKLQQANTDASGALQAVSDASTALSQAMKDTRTAAAGMRQVLSSTVPTLNAAMSQLSASAGAFASALTAQQAVLEQADSLLGGIDTQLGSTGEALDSFKADLNGIRGGVTTARADVLALGAASEWGTLNTLTGLEPAQIAEFVASPVTVDEQVVFPINAYGSAMAALFTNLSLWIGAFVLMVIFKIEVDTEGLREVTVRQAYFGRFFLLATLAALQALIVCIGNLVIGIQTVSAVAYVATGVFTALVYVSIIYALSVAFGHVGRGLCVLLVIMQIPGASGLYPIELMPGFFRAIYPFLPFSYGIDAMRETIAGFYGGHYWRFVGVLALMGLLAIVLGLVLRRRLANFNLLFNRQIASTDLLIGEKVQVVGSGYRLSDVIHAMQNRGEYREDLERRAKPFTQHYPAMLRATLIVGAVGMVVIGVIAWALPGGKAPLLGVWVLWCLIIMGFLVVIEYIKQSFLHAREVATLDDDELRDAVLTDRTGLHTDPEMALATALPETVPLAVSGAASPGGDAPSQGEDIDDVMAELFGDAPEQTNDTTDTSEGGPRA, encoded by the coding sequence GTGCGGCAAAGTTGGAATATCTTTCGGAGAGACGTCGGGCGGCTCGCCCGACAGCGGAAAAGCTGGGTTATCGTCATCGGTATCCTCATCACGCCTGCCCTCTACGCGTGGTTCAACATCAACGCGTTCTGGGACCCGTACGCAAACACCGCGAACGTCAACATCGCCGTCGCGAACCTCGACTCTGGCGCGAAGTCTGAGCTCACGGGCGAGGTGAACATCGGCGACCAGGTCGTCGACCAGCTGAAGGCCAACGACCAGTTGGGCTGGCAGTTCATGAGCGAGGCGAAGGCCAAAGAAGCGGTCAAGCGCGGCGACGTCTACGCGACCATCGTCATCCCAGAAGACTTCAGCAGCGACCTCCTCAGCATGACCTCTGGCGACTTCACGCAGCCCGCGCTCCAGTACTTCGTGAACGAGAAGGCAAGCGCCATCGCGCCGAAGATCACCGACGTCGGCGCGTCAACCCTCGATAAGCAGATCACGAGCGCCTTCAAAGAGCAGGTCGCGAAAGCCGCGACCGAGGCCGTGAAAGACGCGGGCGATTCGGTCGAGCTCAAGCTCTTGAACGCCCGCAACGACACACTCAATGCCTTCGACCGCACGACGAAGACACTCGACGAGGCTGACAAGAACATCGACAAGATGCGCCAGGGCCTCGATACATCGCGCGACTCGCTCGCCTCGACGCGGGCAACACTCGTTGACGTTGGCGCGACGCTCGGAGACGTGCAGGTCGGCGTACGCCAGGCGCAGGCGATCGTTGCTGAGACGCAGCAGCAGGTCGTCGCGTTCGGTGACGCCGCGACCTCGGCCTACCTCACGGGGACCACGGCGCTTGCGGACGCGGCCGGCTCGGCGAACGCGTCGGTCGCCGAGCTCACGCAGCAGCTGAAGCAGGCGAACGTGCGCATCGACGCGTCGATCACCGAGATCACGGCCGTCATCGACGCGAATGACAAGGCCATCGCGCAGCTGCAGGATCTCGTCGACCAGGCTGACCCGACCTCGCCCGTGGTTGGGCAGCTCCAGAGCGCCCTCGACGCGCTCAAAGCGCAGAACGCGGCGCACGGCGAGGTGCTGGGGAAGCTCCAGCAGGCGAACACCGACGCGTCCGGCGCCCTGCAAGCGGTCTCCGATGCGTCGACCGCGCTGAGCCAAGCTATGAAGGATACGCGCACCGCGGCCGCGGGGATGCGGCAGGTGCTCAGCAGCACGGTGCCGACGCTCAACGCAGCGATGTCGCAGCTGTCAGCGAGCGCGGGCGCCTTCGCGTCGGCCCTCACCGCGCAGCAGGCTGTGCTTGAGCAGGCTGACTCGCTGCTCGGCGGCATCGATACCCAGCTCGGCTCGACGGGCGAGGCGCTCGACAGCTTCAAGGCTGACCTGAACGGTATTCGGGGCGGAGTCACGACGGCGCGCGCCGACGTGCTCGCGCTCGGGGCCGCGTCAGAGTGGGGAACGCTGAACACCCTCACCGGGCTCGAACCCGCGCAGATCGCCGAGTTCGTCGCGTCGCCCGTCACCGTCGACGAGCAGGTCGTCTTCCCAATCAACGCGTACGGTTCCGCGATGGCGGCGCTGTTCACGAACCTGTCGCTGTGGATCGGCGCGTTCGTGCTCATGGTCATTTTTAAGATCGAGGTCGACACCGAGGGCTTGCGCGAGGTTACCGTGCGCCAGGCTTACTTCGGCAGGTTCTTCCTGCTCGCGACGCTCGCCGCGCTCCAAGCGCTCATCGTGTGTATCGGCAACCTCGTGATCGGGATCCAGACCGTGAGCGCCGTGGCCTACGTCGCGACGGGCGTGTTCACAGCCTTGGTCTATGTGAGCATCATCTACGCGCTCTCCGTCGCCTTCGGGCACGTTGGGCGGGGGCTCTGTGTGCTGCTCGTCATCATGCAGATCCCTGGCGCCTCGGGGCTCTACCCGATCGAACTCATGCCGGGCTTCTTCCGCGCCATCTACCCGTTCCTGCCGTTCTCGTACGGCATCGACGCGATGCGCGAGACCATCGCCGGGTTCTACGGTGGCCACTACTGGCGCTTCGTCGGAGTGCTCGCGCTCATGGGTCTGCTCGCCATCGTGCTCGGGCTCGTGCTGCGCCGCCGCCTCGCGAACTTCAACCTGCTCTTCAACCGCCAGATCGCGTCGACCGATCTGCTCATCGGCGAAAAGGTGCAGGTCGTCGGGTCGGGCTACCGCCTGAGCGACGTGATTCACGCGATGCAGAACCGGGGCGAGTACCGCGAAGACCTCGAGCGGAGGGCGAAGCCCTTCACCCAGCACTACCCGGCGATGCTGCGAGCCACCCTCATCGTGGGCGCGGTCGGCATGGTCGTGATCGGGGTGATCGCGTGGGCGCTGCCGGGCGGCAAGGCCCCGCTGCTCGGGGTGTGGGTGCTCTGGTGCCTCATCATCATGGGCTTCCTCGTCGTCATCGAGTACATCAAGCAGAGCTTCCTGCACGCCCGGGAGGTTGCGACGCTCGACGACGACGAGCTGCGCGACGCCGTGCTCACCGACCGCACGGGGCTGCACACCGATCCTGAAATGGCGCTCGCCACCGCGCTGCCGGAGACGGTGCCGCTCGCGGTGAGCGGGGCCGCGAGCCCGGGAGGTGACGCGCCGTCGCAGGGCGAAGACATCGATGACGTGATGGCCGAGCTCTTCGGCGACGCACCCGAGCAGACAAACGATACGACCGACACAAGCGAGGGAGGGCCGCGCGCATGA
- a CDS encoding FadR/GntR family transcriptional regulator, with amino-acid sequence MAFEADQRGGRQLVSARVETGPAQTLADEIADRLVTALAVGDYLPGARLPAERELAAMLGVGRVTVRAAIERLVGLGLIRKQQGRGGGNFVVEPTTDDARASIARVLSATWDRLIDQHEAQTWMHGAIAAAAADRRTAADVEVLRERLDGYREAESGRAAQKADEAFHLAITEAANSPALAGLLFSLESQIHLSAPAHPWGSERGRRDMEARALRDHELLFEAISAGDSPRAHEVGRVHARINREHLENALRDARASGTVT; translated from the coding sequence ATGGCATTCGAGGCGGACCAGCGTGGTGGGCGGCAGCTCGTCTCTGCTCGCGTGGAGACCGGGCCGGCGCAGACGCTCGCTGACGAGATTGCCGACCGGCTCGTTACGGCGCTTGCTGTGGGGGACTATCTTCCTGGCGCTCGTCTCCCGGCGGAGCGCGAACTCGCGGCAATGCTCGGCGTCGGTCGGGTGACCGTGCGCGCGGCAATTGAGCGGCTCGTGGGGCTCGGGCTCATTCGCAAACAGCAGGGCCGCGGCGGTGGCAACTTCGTCGTCGAACCCACGACTGACGATGCCCGCGCGTCGATCGCGAGGGTGCTTTCGGCGACGTGGGATCGGCTGATTGATCAGCACGAAGCGCAAACGTGGATGCACGGAGCGATCGCAGCGGCCGCGGCAGATAGGCGCACCGCGGCGGACGTCGAGGTGCTTCGCGAGCGCCTCGACGGGTACCGTGAAGCCGAGTCAGGCCGCGCTGCCCAGAAGGCCGACGAGGCGTTTCACCTCGCGATTACCGAAGCTGCCAACAGCCCGGCGCTCGCCGGGCTGTTGTTCTCGCTCGAATCCCAAATCCACCTCTCGGCGCCGGCGCACCCGTGGGGGAGCGAACGTGGCCGGCGCGATATGGAGGCGCGCGCGCTTCGCGACCACGAGCTCCTGTTCGAGGCGATTTCGGCAGGCGATTCGCCGCGCGCGCACGAGGTCGGGAGGGTGCACGCGCGAATTAACCGTGAGCACCTCGAGAATGCACTCCGCGACGCCCGAGCAAGCGGCACGGTGACCTGA
- a CDS encoding proline iminopeptidase-family hydrolase, with product MPHGPTASTTVENGLAPTPHGGLWYQLTSPAQPTAATGPAPLPIVLLHGGPGSPSDYLAPLDALSADRPVLRYDQIGCGRSDAAGDNTAWTVDAHVDHLDRLTRHLGFDRFHLYGHSWGGMLALAFHEAQPHRAASLTLASPLVDTKRWVADAAILIAELPAPHQAAITAGPEHAGYAAAEAEFYRRHFCNIEPWPTPIQESDAGQNALAYNAMWGPNEFTQTGNLRDEDRSGVVRDLTIPNLWLTGADDEARPETIRAFAALNSHSSVHVFPGGTHSVHLEQPGPYLAELRAFLRNN from the coding sequence GTGCCGCACGGCCCCACCGCCTCCACCACTGTCGAGAACGGCCTCGCCCCAACCCCGCACGGCGGCCTCTGGTACCAGCTCACCAGCCCGGCGCAGCCCACCGCCGCCACCGGGCCCGCACCGCTGCCCATCGTCCTGCTCCACGGTGGGCCCGGGTCGCCGAGCGACTATCTCGCGCCGCTCGACGCACTCTCAGCAGACCGCCCGGTGCTCCGCTACGACCAGATCGGTTGCGGGCGTTCCGACGCAGCGGGTGATAACACTGCCTGGACAGTCGACGCGCACGTTGACCACCTCGACAGGCTCACCCGTCACCTCGGGTTCGACCGCTTCCACCTCTACGGTCACTCGTGGGGCGGCATGCTTGCGCTCGCATTCCACGAGGCGCAGCCTCATCGCGCAGCTTCGCTGACGCTGGCGAGCCCCCTCGTCGACACCAAGCGGTGGGTCGCAGACGCCGCGATACTCATCGCCGAGCTTCCCGCGCCCCACCAGGCAGCCATCACAGCGGGGCCTGAGCACGCCGGCTACGCCGCCGCGGAGGCCGAGTTCTACAGGCGCCACTTTTGCAACATCGAGCCGTGGCCCACGCCGATCCAGGAGTCAGACGCCGGCCAGAACGCGCTGGCCTACAACGCCATGTGGGGGCCGAACGAGTTCACCCAGACCGGCAACCTTCGCGACGAAGACCGCTCCGGCGTCGTGCGCGACCTCACCATCCCGAACCTGTGGCTGACGGGGGCCGACGACGAGGCCCGCCCCGAAACCATCCGTGCGTTCGCTGCGCTGAATAGCCACAGCTCAGTGCACGTGTTCCCCGGGGGGACTCACTCGGTGCACCTTGAGCAGCCAGGCCCCTATCTCGCAGAGCTCAGAGCCTTTCTGCGCAACAACTAA